A single window of Channa argus isolate prfri chromosome 12, Channa argus male v1.0, whole genome shotgun sequence DNA harbors:
- the rbm14b gene encoding RNA-binding protein 14b isoform X2, which yields MDKSHTVKLFVGNLALDTTQEELSAIFEPYGQVVSCSVLRQFAFVHLQGEGAAERAIRELNGREFRGRNLVVEESRGRPLHSTKVFVGNLSGMCTTEDLQQLFQTFGKVLECDKVKGYAFVHMENKEDALQAIEALHGTSFKGRPLSVELSKVQPSKQAPTGKIPCVNCGKQGHYAGECPVGKPSLEQYQSQAAVLAAAAAAAAGLPLQVQQSVHNSVYNTSTFDPTYAALTGITTGTRTDGNPVNPAVYGALATQVYGANVASQLYGTVASQAALTSGATQMYSSMTPNIYGQMAASPAAAAAAAAAAYSTPVYSPAVANPTVYLAAAHGIEMPTAAAAVNPAYTVSPAIYGAATPAYAHISAMGAADPTTAIFEAARQAHYFAQGQQVVAEQQSAAAAAAAAAAVAKSGERDRSPLRRSAPLLPDPVLKPFMYQRAKPRRPLLPTPAGRAAEEAVEAAEDSMARYYAEYYQHLQHYPQFQYAYPPPSTVTGIHGMPGMPAVSAVPAMSAQPIATLDALRPVVPTAAAVAAAMAAPRVYEPPLSSPNRKEAILRHPELSLHTPEPPFR from the exons ATGGACAAGAGCCACACGGTGAAGCTCTTTGTGGGCAACCTAGCATTGGACACCACCCAAGAGGAGTTGTCGGCCATCTTCGAACCCTACGGCCAGGTAGTCAGCTGCAGTGTTCTGCGACAGTTTGCCTTCGTCCACCTGCAGGGTGAGGGTGCTGCTGAGCGTGCCATCCGGGAGCTGAATGGAAGGGAGTTTCGTGGTCGGAATTTGGTGGTGGAGGAGTCTAGGGGAAGGCCGTTGCATTCCACCAAGGTGTTTGTGGGCAACCTGAGTGGCATGTGCACAACAGAAGATCTGCAGCAGCTGTTCCAGACATTTGGAAAAGTCCTTGAGTGTGACAAAGTTAAAG GCTATGCCTTTGTTCACATGGAAAATAAGGAAGATGCCCTACAGGCCATTGAGGCCCTGCACGGCACCTCATTTAAGGGCCGTCCCCTTTCTGTCGAGCTGTCCAAGGTCCAGCCCAGCAAGCAGGCTCCTACAGGGAAAATCCCCTGCGTTAACTGTGGAAAACAGGGCCACTATGCTGGAGAATGTCCTGTGGGGAAGCCTTCTCTTGAGCAGTACCAGAGTCAGGCAGCAgttcttgctgctgctgctgctgcggctgcCGGACTTCCTCTACAGGTTCAGCAAAGTGTGCACAATTCAGTTTATAACACCTCCACCTTTGATCCCACATATGCAGCTCTCACTGGCATTACCACAGGCACACGCACTGATGGGAACCCAGTGAACCCAGCTGTCTATGGTGCCCTTGCCACTCAGGTGTATGGTGCCAATGTTGCCAGTCAGCTTTATGGAACGGTGGCCAGCCAAGCAGCTCTCACATCAGGCGCTACACAAATGTACAGCTCAATGACCCCCAACATCTATGGCCAGATGGCTGCAAGTCCGGCGGCTGCCGCTGCTGCAGCCGCTGCTGCCTACTCAACTCCAGTTTATAGCCCAGCTGTGGCCAACCCCACTGTTTATCTGGCCGCTGCTCATGGAATAGAAatgccaacagcagcagctgcagtaaacCCTGCCTACACTGTATCTCCAGCGATTTATGGTGCCGCCACACCAGCCTACGCTCATATAAGCGCCATGGGAGCAGCGGACCCTACTACGGCCATCTTTGAGGCAGCAAGGCAGGCGCATTACTTCGCCCAGGGCCAGCAGGTTGTGGCCGAGCAGCAGTcggcagctgctgcagcagcagcagcggcggctGTGGCAAAGTCTGGTGAGCGGGACCGGAGTCCTCTTCGGAGGTCAGCACCCCTGCTGCCAGATCCTGTGTTAAAGCCGTTCATGTACCAGAGAGCCAAGCCGCGTCGACCCCTGCTCCCCACACCAGCTGGCCGAGCGGCAGAAGAGGCAGTTGAGGCTGCTGAGGACTCCATGGCCAG GTATTATGCAGAATACTATCAGCACCTGCAACATTACCCCCAGTTCCAGTACGCCTACCCACCTCCAAGCACAGTGACAGGCATCCATGGCATGCCGGGAATGCCTGCCGTCTCAGCTGTACCTGCGATGTCCGCCCAGCCCATCGCTACACTGGATGCCCTCAGGCCAGTGGTCCCCACCGCTGCGGCAGTGGCAGCCGCCATGGCTGCGCCCAGGGTGTATGAGCCGCCGTTGTCGTCGCCCAATCGCAAGGAGGCCATCCTCCGCCACCCCGAACTCTCCCTTCACACACCTGAGCCCCCCTTCCGATAG
- the rbm14b gene encoding RNA-binding protein 14b isoform X1, with protein MDKSHTVKLFVGNLALDTTQEELSAIFEPYGQVVSCSVLRQFAFVHLQGEGAAERAIRELNGREFRGRNLVVEESRGRPLHSTKVFVGNLSGMCTTEDLQQLFQTFGKVLECDKVKATHSSSAGYAFVHMENKEDALQAIEALHGTSFKGRPLSVELSKVQPSKQAPTGKIPCVNCGKQGHYAGECPVGKPSLEQYQSQAAVLAAAAAAAAGLPLQVQQSVHNSVYNTSTFDPTYAALTGITTGTRTDGNPVNPAVYGALATQVYGANVASQLYGTVASQAALTSGATQMYSSMTPNIYGQMAASPAAAAAAAAAAYSTPVYSPAVANPTVYLAAAHGIEMPTAAAAVNPAYTVSPAIYGAATPAYAHISAMGAADPTTAIFEAARQAHYFAQGQQVVAEQQSAAAAAAAAAAVAKSGERDRSPLRRSAPLLPDPVLKPFMYQRAKPRRPLLPTPAGRAAEEAVEAAEDSMARYYAEYYQHLQHYPQFQYAYPPPSTVTGIHGMPGMPAVSAVPAMSAQPIATLDALRPVVPTAAAVAAAMAAPRVYEPPLSSPNRKEAILRHPELSLHTPEPPFR; from the exons ATGGACAAGAGCCACACGGTGAAGCTCTTTGTGGGCAACCTAGCATTGGACACCACCCAAGAGGAGTTGTCGGCCATCTTCGAACCCTACGGCCAGGTAGTCAGCTGCAGTGTTCTGCGACAGTTTGCCTTCGTCCACCTGCAGGGTGAGGGTGCTGCTGAGCGTGCCATCCGGGAGCTGAATGGAAGGGAGTTTCGTGGTCGGAATTTGGTGGTGGAGGAGTCTAGGGGAAGGCCGTTGCATTCCACCAAGGTGTTTGTGGGCAACCTGAGTGGCATGTGCACAACAGAAGATCTGCAGCAGCTGTTCCAGACATTTGGAAAAGTCCTTGAGTGTGACAAAGTTAAAG CCACGCATTCCTCTTCTGCAGGCTATGCCTTTGTTCACATGGAAAATAAGGAAGATGCCCTACAGGCCATTGAGGCCCTGCACGGCACCTCATTTAAGGGCCGTCCCCTTTCTGTCGAGCTGTCCAAGGTCCAGCCCAGCAAGCAGGCTCCTACAGGGAAAATCCCCTGCGTTAACTGTGGAAAACAGGGCCACTATGCTGGAGAATGTCCTGTGGGGAAGCCTTCTCTTGAGCAGTACCAGAGTCAGGCAGCAgttcttgctgctgctgctgctgcggctgcCGGACTTCCTCTACAGGTTCAGCAAAGTGTGCACAATTCAGTTTATAACACCTCCACCTTTGATCCCACATATGCAGCTCTCACTGGCATTACCACAGGCACACGCACTGATGGGAACCCAGTGAACCCAGCTGTCTATGGTGCCCTTGCCACTCAGGTGTATGGTGCCAATGTTGCCAGTCAGCTTTATGGAACGGTGGCCAGCCAAGCAGCTCTCACATCAGGCGCTACACAAATGTACAGCTCAATGACCCCCAACATCTATGGCCAGATGGCTGCAAGTCCGGCGGCTGCCGCTGCTGCAGCCGCTGCTGCCTACTCAACTCCAGTTTATAGCCCAGCTGTGGCCAACCCCACTGTTTATCTGGCCGCTGCTCATGGAATAGAAatgccaacagcagcagctgcagtaaacCCTGCCTACACTGTATCTCCAGCGATTTATGGTGCCGCCACACCAGCCTACGCTCATATAAGCGCCATGGGAGCAGCGGACCCTACTACGGCCATCTTTGAGGCAGCAAGGCAGGCGCATTACTTCGCCCAGGGCCAGCAGGTTGTGGCCGAGCAGCAGTcggcagctgctgcagcagcagcagcggcggctGTGGCAAAGTCTGGTGAGCGGGACCGGAGTCCTCTTCGGAGGTCAGCACCCCTGCTGCCAGATCCTGTGTTAAAGCCGTTCATGTACCAGAGAGCCAAGCCGCGTCGACCCCTGCTCCCCACACCAGCTGGCCGAGCGGCAGAAGAGGCAGTTGAGGCTGCTGAGGACTCCATGGCCAG GTATTATGCAGAATACTATCAGCACCTGCAACATTACCCCCAGTTCCAGTACGCCTACCCACCTCCAAGCACAGTGACAGGCATCCATGGCATGCCGGGAATGCCTGCCGTCTCAGCTGTACCTGCGATGTCCGCCCAGCCCATCGCTACACTGGATGCCCTCAGGCCAGTGGTCCCCACCGCTGCGGCAGTGGCAGCCGCCATGGCTGCGCCCAGGGTGTATGAGCCGCCGTTGTCGTCGCCCAATCGCAAGGAGGCCATCCTCCGCCACCCCGAACTCTCCCTTCACACACCTGAGCCCCCCTTCCGATAG